In Camelus bactrianus isolate YW-2024 breed Bactrian camel chromosome 10, ASM4877302v1, whole genome shotgun sequence, a genomic segment contains:
- the ART5 gene encoding ecto-ADP-ribosyltransferase 5 isoform X3 translates to MLVTLLIALSCLGLHTLWQAQSVPILSLGLAPDTFDDTYVGCSEEMEEKAALLLKEEMARHALLRESWETAQEAWEHRHRGLTLPSGFKAHHGIAIMVYTNSSNTLYRELNWAVRTGGSSWEVYMEYFPFKALHFYLTRALQLLRGSGSCSMGPGEEVFRGVGTLRFEPKRLGDSVRLGQFASSSLDESVARRFGNATFFFLRTCFGAPIHALSVFPEEREVLIPPHEVFLVTSFSQDGTQNLVTLSSSNQICSHFNCAYLGAGGQPDSSSKGAFSLLSWKTLLLASWRFQLLVAGP, encoded by the exons ATGCTGGTGACTCTGTTGATCGCCCTCAGCTGCCTGGGCCTCCACACCCTCTGGCAG GCCCAGTCTGTTCCTATCCTGTCCCTGGGCCTGGCTCCAGACACCTTCGATGATACCTATGTGGGTTGCtcagaggagatggaggagaaggCAGCCCTTCTGTTAAAGGAGGAGATGGCCCGCCATGCCCTGCTGCGGGAATCCTGGGAGACAGCCCAGGAGGCCTGGGAGCACAGGCATCGAGGGCTCACCCTGCCCTCTGGCTTCAAAGCCCATCATGGAATTGCCATCATGGTCTACACCAACTCATCCAACACTCTGTACCGGGAACTGAACTGGGCCGTGCGGACAGGAGGCAGCTCCTGGGAGGTCTACATGGAGTACTTCCCCTTCAAGGCCCTGCATTTCTACCTGACCCGGGCCCTGCAGCTGCTGCGAGGCAGCGGAAGCTGCAGCATGGGACCTGGGGAGGAGGTGTTCCGAGGCGTGGGCACCCTTCGCTTTGAACCCAAGAGGCTGGGGGACTCTGTCCGCTTGGGCCAGTTTGCCTCCAGCTCCCTGGATGAGTCAGTGGCCCGCAGATTTGGTAATGCCACCTTCTTTTTTCTAAGGACTTGCTTTGGGGCCCCAATCCATGCCCTGTCTGTCTTTCCGGAGGAGCGTGAGGTGCTGATACCCCCGCATGAAGTCTTCTTGGTCACCAGTTTCTCCCAGGATGGAACCCAGAACCTAGTGACTCTCTCAAGCAGTAATCAGATCTGCAGCCACTTTAACTGCGCCTATCTGGGTG caGGAGGGCAGCCAGACTCATCCTCCAAGGgcgccttctctctgctctcctggaagaccctgctcttggcctcttggCGGTTTCAGCTGTTAGTTGCTGGGCCCTGA
- the ART5 gene encoding ecto-ADP-ribosyltransferase 5 isoform X4 gives MLVTLLIALSCLGLHTLWQAQSVPILSLGLAPDTFDDTYVGCSEEMEEKAALLLKEEMARHALLRESWETAQEAWEHRHRGLTLPSGFKAHHGIAIMVYTNSSNTLYRELNWAVRTGGSSWEVYMEYFPFKALHFYLTRALQLLRGSGSCSMGPGEEVFRGVGTLRFEPKRLGDSVRLGQFASSSLDESVARRFGNATFFFLRTCFGAPIHALSVFPEEREVLIPPHEVFLVTSFSQDGTQNLVTLSSSNQICSHFNCAYLGGGQPDSSSKGAFSLLSWKTLLLASWRFQLLVAGP, from the exons ATGCTGGTGACTCTGTTGATCGCCCTCAGCTGCCTGGGCCTCCACACCCTCTGGCAG GCCCAGTCTGTTCCTATCCTGTCCCTGGGCCTGGCTCCAGACACCTTCGATGATACCTATGTGGGTTGCtcagaggagatggaggagaaggCAGCCCTTCTGTTAAAGGAGGAGATGGCCCGCCATGCCCTGCTGCGGGAATCCTGGGAGACAGCCCAGGAGGCCTGGGAGCACAGGCATCGAGGGCTCACCCTGCCCTCTGGCTTCAAAGCCCATCATGGAATTGCCATCATGGTCTACACCAACTCATCCAACACTCTGTACCGGGAACTGAACTGGGCCGTGCGGACAGGAGGCAGCTCCTGGGAGGTCTACATGGAGTACTTCCCCTTCAAGGCCCTGCATTTCTACCTGACCCGGGCCCTGCAGCTGCTGCGAGGCAGCGGAAGCTGCAGCATGGGACCTGGGGAGGAGGTGTTCCGAGGCGTGGGCACCCTTCGCTTTGAACCCAAGAGGCTGGGGGACTCTGTCCGCTTGGGCCAGTTTGCCTCCAGCTCCCTGGATGAGTCAGTGGCCCGCAGATTTGGTAATGCCACCTTCTTTTTTCTAAGGACTTGCTTTGGGGCCCCAATCCATGCCCTGTCTGTCTTTCCGGAGGAGCGTGAGGTGCTGATACCCCCGCATGAAGTCTTCTTGGTCACCAGTTTCTCCCAGGATGGAACCCAGAACCTAGTGACTCTCTCAAGCAGTAATCAGATCTGCAGCCACTTTAACTGCGCCTATCTGGGTG GAGGGCAGCCAGACTCATCCTCCAAGGgcgccttctctctgctctcctggaagaccctgctcttggcctcttggCGGTTTCAGCTGTTAGTTGCTGGGCCCTGA
- the ART5 gene encoding ecto-ADP-ribosyltransferase 5 isoform X2 has protein sequence MLVTLLIALSCLGLHTLWQAQSVPILSLGLAPDTFDDTYVGCSEEMEEKAALLLKEEMARHALLRESWETAQEAWEHRHRGLTLPSGFKAHHGIAIMVYTNSSNTLYRELNWAVRTGGSSWEVYMEYFPFKALHFYLTRALQLLRGSGSCSMGPGEEVFRGVGTLRFEPKRLGDSVRLGQFASSSLDESVARRFGNATFFFLRTCFGAPIHALSVFPEEREVLIPPHEVFLVTSFSQDGTQNLVTLSSSNQICSHFNCAYLGEKKRLSCESVPRGQPDSSSKGAFSLLSWKTLLLASWRFQLLVAGP, from the exons ATGCTGGTGACTCTGTTGATCGCCCTCAGCTGCCTGGGCCTCCACACCCTCTGGCAG GCCCAGTCTGTTCCTATCCTGTCCCTGGGCCTGGCTCCAGACACCTTCGATGATACCTATGTGGGTTGCtcagaggagatggaggagaaggCAGCCCTTCTGTTAAAGGAGGAGATGGCCCGCCATGCCCTGCTGCGGGAATCCTGGGAGACAGCCCAGGAGGCCTGGGAGCACAGGCATCGAGGGCTCACCCTGCCCTCTGGCTTCAAAGCCCATCATGGAATTGCCATCATGGTCTACACCAACTCATCCAACACTCTGTACCGGGAACTGAACTGGGCCGTGCGGACAGGAGGCAGCTCCTGGGAGGTCTACATGGAGTACTTCCCCTTCAAGGCCCTGCATTTCTACCTGACCCGGGCCCTGCAGCTGCTGCGAGGCAGCGGAAGCTGCAGCATGGGACCTGGGGAGGAGGTGTTCCGAGGCGTGGGCACCCTTCGCTTTGAACCCAAGAGGCTGGGGGACTCTGTCCGCTTGGGCCAGTTTGCCTCCAGCTCCCTGGATGAGTCAGTGGCCCGCAGATTTGGTAATGCCACCTTCTTTTTTCTAAGGACTTGCTTTGGGGCCCCAATCCATGCCCTGTCTGTCTTTCCGGAGGAGCGTGAGGTGCTGATACCCCCGCATGAAGTCTTCTTGGTCACCAGTTTCTCCCAGGATGGAACCCAGAACCTAGTGACTCTCTCAAGCAGTAATCAGATCTGCAGCCACTTTAACTGCGCCTATCTGGGTG AGAAGAAGAGGCTGAGCTGTGAGTCTGTGCCAA GAGGGCAGCCAGACTCATCCTCCAAGGgcgccttctctctgctctcctggaagaccctgctcttggcctcttggCGGTTTCAGCTGTTAGTTGCTGGGCCCTGA
- the ART5 gene encoding ecto-ADP-ribosyltransferase 5 isoform X1, with protein sequence MLVTLLIALSCLGLHTLWQAQSVPILSLGLAPDTFDDTYVGCSEEMEEKAALLLKEEMARHALLRESWETAQEAWEHRHRGLTLPSGFKAHHGIAIMVYTNSSNTLYRELNWAVRTGGSSWEVYMEYFPFKALHFYLTRALQLLRGSGSCSMGPGEEVFRGVGTLRFEPKRLGDSVRLGQFASSSLDESVARRFGNATFFFLRTCFGAPIHALSVFPEEREVLIPPHEVFLVTSFSQDGTQNLVTLSSSNQICSHFNCAYLGEKKRLSCESVPTGGQPDSSSKGAFSLLSWKTLLLASWRFQLLVAGP encoded by the exons ATGCTGGTGACTCTGTTGATCGCCCTCAGCTGCCTGGGCCTCCACACCCTCTGGCAG GCCCAGTCTGTTCCTATCCTGTCCCTGGGCCTGGCTCCAGACACCTTCGATGATACCTATGTGGGTTGCtcagaggagatggaggagaaggCAGCCCTTCTGTTAAAGGAGGAGATGGCCCGCCATGCCCTGCTGCGGGAATCCTGGGAGACAGCCCAGGAGGCCTGGGAGCACAGGCATCGAGGGCTCACCCTGCCCTCTGGCTTCAAAGCCCATCATGGAATTGCCATCATGGTCTACACCAACTCATCCAACACTCTGTACCGGGAACTGAACTGGGCCGTGCGGACAGGAGGCAGCTCCTGGGAGGTCTACATGGAGTACTTCCCCTTCAAGGCCCTGCATTTCTACCTGACCCGGGCCCTGCAGCTGCTGCGAGGCAGCGGAAGCTGCAGCATGGGACCTGGGGAGGAGGTGTTCCGAGGCGTGGGCACCCTTCGCTTTGAACCCAAGAGGCTGGGGGACTCTGTCCGCTTGGGCCAGTTTGCCTCCAGCTCCCTGGATGAGTCAGTGGCCCGCAGATTTGGTAATGCCACCTTCTTTTTTCTAAGGACTTGCTTTGGGGCCCCAATCCATGCCCTGTCTGTCTTTCCGGAGGAGCGTGAGGTGCTGATACCCCCGCATGAAGTCTTCTTGGTCACCAGTTTCTCCCAGGATGGAACCCAGAACCTAGTGACTCTCTCAAGCAGTAATCAGATCTGCAGCCACTTTAACTGCGCCTATCTGGGTG AGAAGAAGAGGCTGAGCTGTGAGTCTGTGCCAA caGGAGGGCAGCCAGACTCATCCTCCAAGGgcgccttctctctgctctcctggaagaccctgctcttggcctcttggCGGTTTCAGCTGTTAGTTGCTGGGCCCTGA
- the ART5 gene encoding ecto-ADP-ribosyltransferase 5 isoform X5, protein MEEKAALLLKEEMARHALLRESWETAQEAWEHRHRGLTLPSGFKAHHGIAIMVYTNSSNTLYRELNWAVRTGGSSWEVYMEYFPFKALHFYLTRALQLLRGSGSCSMGPGEEVFRGVGTLRFEPKRLGDSVRLGQFASSSLDESVARRFGNATFFFLRTCFGAPIHALSVFPEEREVLIPPHEVFLVTSFSQDGTQNLVTLSSSNQICSHFNCAYLGEKKRLSCESVPTGGQPDSSSKGAFSLLSWKTLLLASWRFQLLVAGP, encoded by the exons atggaggagaaggCAGCCCTTCTGTTAAAGGAGGAGATGGCCCGCCATGCCCTGCTGCGGGAATCCTGGGAGACAGCCCAGGAGGCCTGGGAGCACAGGCATCGAGGGCTCACCCTGCCCTCTGGCTTCAAAGCCCATCATGGAATTGCCATCATGGTCTACACCAACTCATCCAACACTCTGTACCGGGAACTGAACTGGGCCGTGCGGACAGGAGGCAGCTCCTGGGAGGTCTACATGGAGTACTTCCCCTTCAAGGCCCTGCATTTCTACCTGACCCGGGCCCTGCAGCTGCTGCGAGGCAGCGGAAGCTGCAGCATGGGACCTGGGGAGGAGGTGTTCCGAGGCGTGGGCACCCTTCGCTTTGAACCCAAGAGGCTGGGGGACTCTGTCCGCTTGGGCCAGTTTGCCTCCAGCTCCCTGGATGAGTCAGTGGCCCGCAGATTTGGTAATGCCACCTTCTTTTTTCTAAGGACTTGCTTTGGGGCCCCAATCCATGCCCTGTCTGTCTTTCCGGAGGAGCGTGAGGTGCTGATACCCCCGCATGAAGTCTTCTTGGTCACCAGTTTCTCCCAGGATGGAACCCAGAACCTAGTGACTCTCTCAAGCAGTAATCAGATCTGCAGCCACTTTAACTGCGCCTATCTGGGTG AGAAGAAGAGGCTGAGCTGTGAGTCTGTGCCAA caGGAGGGCAGCCAGACTCATCCTCCAAGGgcgccttctctctgctctcctggaagaccctgctcttggcctcttggCGGTTTCAGCTGTTAGTTGCTGGGCCCTGA